One genomic region from Drosophila busckii strain San Diego stock center, stock number 13000-0081.31 chromosome 3R, ASM1175060v1, whole genome shotgun sequence encodes:
- the LOC108601973 gene encoding CLIP domain-containing serine protease 14D produces the protein MHLSFLRIIISLSLCLQFACLVSSGASSSPCHCILIKDCAPFVHLLLHHQPETRNAVFSTVHAAGCGFHGLEPLVCCPQNLALSLHMPRAAPPKERWSWGSAQPRSGQVKQRSSHSFKRFVAKEMEMHLLDYIDFNAQRNCPQPLVDDDDEHHFDGYHYSFDIEHALASETSRPEPEDKPFVFPGDLRFQSNISTKSEGELMAAASQEQATTNASTAKPTATLTTPTNPPDCGVSLNTRITGGEPAQPGQYPWLARIAYRNRTNRRITYRCSGSLISNNYIITAAHCVVNLVNDLELFQVRIGDDAPSSRDCVVSAANCTNPNLFDVARVLVHPNYDQPKYANDIALLNFKNSGNTFTPICLPLNTTAMLAVRLIGQIGIAAGWSTTTAENQTTNARDMSTSVRFLRLPIVNTTTCAISYASFSENFQQPIVITPNHLCAQGQPMNDVCRGDSGGPFMDDGTSGLLNADGRHTLLGIVAFGPTLCGVTTIPGVYTAVSSYIDWIFGSIA, from the exons atgcatttaagtttCCTGCGCATTATAATCTCCTTATCGCTGTGCCTGCAGT ttgcttGCCTTGTCAGCTCTGGCGCTAGCTCCAGTCCCTGCCATTGCATACTCATCAAGGACTGCGCGCCCTTTgtacatttgctgctgcatcatCAACCTGAAACACGTAATGCGGTCTTTTCCACTGTgcatgctgctggctgtggctTTCACGGACTTGAGCCGCTAGTCTGCTGTCCGCAGAATTTGGCGTTGTCATTGCACATGCCTCGAGCTGCGCCGCCCAAAGAGCGCTGGAGCTGGGGTAGCGCTCAGCCGAGGAGCGGTCAAGTCAAGCAGCGCTCGAGCCATAGCTTCAAAAGATTTGTTGCAAAAGAGATGGAAATGCATCTGCTCGACTACATTGACTTTAATGCGCAACGTAATTGTCCTCAGCCTCTAGTGGATGATGACGACGAGCATCATTTCGACGGTTATCACTATTCATTTGATATTGAGCATGCGCTAGCATCAGAAACGTCACGTCCAGAACCTGAGGATAAGCCCTTTGTATTTCCTGGTGACTTACGCTTTCAGTCCAACATTAGCACAAAAAGCGAAGGCGAGCTTATGGCTGCTGCCAGCCAAGAGCAAGCTACAACCAACGCATCCACAGCCAAGCCTACAGCAACACTAACAACACCAACGAATCCTCCAGATTGTGGCGTCAGTCTCAATACACGCATTACTGGCGGCGAGCCGGCACAGCCTGGGCAGTATCCATGGTTGGCAAGAATCGCGTATAGAAACCGCA CAAATCGGCGCATTACTTATCGCTGCTCTGGCTCGCTGATATCTAACAACTATATTATAACAGCAGCGCATTGTGTTGTCAATCTGGTTAACGATCTGGAGCT ATTTCAGGTACGCATAGGAGATGATGCGCCCAGCAGTCGAGACTGTGTTGTAAGCGCTGCTAATTGCACAAACCCAAATTTATTTGATGTAGCTCGCGTGCTGGTGCATCCCAACTACGATCAGCCAAAATATGCCAATGATATAgctttgcttaactttaaaaataGCGGCA ATACATTTACGCCAATTTGCTTACCCTTGAACACTACGGCAATGCTTGCGGTTAGATTGATTGGGCAAATTGGAATTGCGGCCGGTTGGAGCACAACCACTGCGGAAA atcaaacaacaaatgccagGGATATGAGCACGTCGGTGAGATTTCTCAGATTGCCCATAGTGAACACGACTACTTGTGCTATAAGCTATGCCAGCTTCAGTGAGAACTTCCAGCAGCCGATTGTCATAACGCCAAATCATCTGTGCGCTCAGGGCCAGCCCATGAACGATGTTTGTCGCGGCGACAGCGGTGGACCATTCATGGATGACGGCACTTCGGGACTGCTCAATGCTGATGGACGACACACGCTGCTGGGCATTGTGGCGTTTGGGCCTACGCTATGCGGCGTTACTACGATTCCAGGCGTCTACACTGCCGTTAGCTCTTATATTGATTGGATATTTGGTAGCATAGcataa
- the LOC108601862 gene encoding uncharacterized protein LOC108601862, with translation MSSLETYVTRIKPAIDEFLKSPGKSTLSKVEKEVKSFDFGQMRIFQVQILVPLVVKLDQLKEESQELRTSLMYCLHHIISKIYLTDEKGLRSILVVVLQQVHDSKQSKLRDGLSEEIKLAAVLCLTEALQRSTSDVLEAFYTNETVMVIGQILLTVLDIITHEKYRKLVIASLECLLVLFYVHDEADAADVVLRNQVANTIFIFLPKVVTVLFKTALADDKVGQTIKSLAIKALGRISCIMFEETTDEFLKARYDANAFQALIYTCTEEQPNDASFFSSKRLNLEENEERLRQLQTNPRSTEWISATAKRMSTIFTETCILRAHSEVVVRQAYADMCCLLLRKCANNLKHNFLHLLESVLALTEDEEPYISLLCQTTLAELQTHSTCAGIFDDNAEQLLDTHLNKWTHILHRCEDSEQFAELLFFKGFLRNVSANKLQLLLLVPRNLDLFVMCLLTTLDQRITRELLNEEYALRQLHQGKPKDLLAQYRTLPWRQFKYLSSERCVRTLYDIGALLGAEPAYNRIIFEHCQQLIEQRNVAMNEAIILMTLLVTSEVRQVRESRLILAELLVQQLLAEQHWHLALQPDAAWRLKANKPTAWFEQHTPGLYSSAVEVRMQDCDSDDDSDPVNSRITVADAQYNVLHTCLVLDALGHCARFIGDTFDRHIFHSLHKVLLKLAHSNTLVHQAAEFAFLSMQLALKYAEPSHFIECSTDYITFHLNSLLKRAPDSPAAVDILTVVLQYSTRGNVPHLESIFQTICEECAKLHQTENVHSYLRVFNAFLSHVSNWQQATAAELADIEMQSAEASDILQTWLNVLNSPLEKPVELASGSTTEPDVQMHAADEEEDALPEPEPTKPILPRHIELTKEILTQVIKFLPNSEQTQQILALECLATGFPLLADYENELLPLVHLVWQPLVEKFRQKDAPVLGRCFSLLHILGIHAKDFILKRSLSDVVPQLKQFLRAASAHSCTESSLTPTQEHKLQLKLLQSLAPFIRSLQIEGKPLHELLNVLALYLSQAQPKEMQTLAVKLYQDLVSYNGPFVYVTLLQRAHLNDYKTNISEIFTSMGFSSS, from the exons ATGTCGTCACTAGAGACGTACGTGACGCGCATTAAGCCCGCTATAGATGAGTTTTTAAAGAGTCCGGGCAAAAGTACACTAAGCAAAGTGGAAAAGGAAGTAAAGTCTTTTGATTTTGGACAAATGCGCATATTTCAAGTGCAGATACTAGTGCCACTAGTCGTCAAGCTAGATCAACTAAAGGA GGAAAGTCAGGAGCTACGGACCAGTCTAATGTATTGCTTGCATCACATCATATCCAAGATCTACTTGACCGACGAAAAAGGACTGCGTTCAATACTGGTGGTGGTCTTGCAGCAAGTGCATGACTCCAAGCAATCTAAGCTGCGTGATGGTCTTTCGGAGGAAATTAAGTTGGCGGCAGTGCTTTGTTTAACGGAAGCACTGCAGCGTTCAACTAGCGATGTGCTGGAagctttttatacaaatgaAACTGTTATGGTTATTGGACAAATACTGCTTACAGTGCTGGATATTATAACGCATGAAAAGTACCGGAAACTTGTTATTGCCTCGTTGGAGTGCCTCCTTGTGCTATTTTATGTGCACGATGAGGCCGATGCAGCCGACGTGGTGCTGCGTAATCAGGTGGCTAATACTATATTCATATTTCTGCCCAAAGTGGTGACAGTGCTGTTTAAAACTGCTTTGGCGGATGACAAAGTAGGACAGACTATCAAATCG CTGGCCATTAAAGCGTTGGGTCGTATTAGCTGCATCATGTTTGAGGAAACAACAGATGAGTTCCTTAAAGCACGTTACGATGCTAATGCTTTCCAAGCGCTTATTTACACTTGCACTGAGGAGCAGCCAAATGACGCAAGCTTTTTCAGCAGTAAGCGTTTGAATCTCGAAGAAAACGAAGAACGTCTAAGGCAGCTCCAAACTAATCCACGCTCCACAGAGTGGATATCGGCTACTGCAAAACGAATGAGCACTATTTTCACAGAGACTTGCATTTTGCGTGCACATAGCGAAGTCGTAGTGCGTCAAGCTTACGCGGATATGTGTTGTCTGTTGCTGAGAAAATGCGCGAATAATCTTAAGCATAACTTTCTACACTTGTTAGAGAGCGTGTTGGCATTAACAGAGGACGAGGAGCCGTATATATCGCTGTTGTGTCAAACAACGCTTGCTGAATTGCAGACGCATTCCACTTGTGCTGGCATCTTTGATGACAATgcggagcagctgctggacacGCATCTCAACAAATGGACACATATCTTGCATCGCTGCGAGGATAGCGAACAATTTGCCGAGTTACTATTTTTTAAAGGATTCTTGCGTAATGTAAGCGCCAATAAGTTGCaactactgctgctggtgcccCGGAATCTGGATTTATTTGTTATGTGCCTGTTAACAACGCTGGATCAGCGTATAACACGTGAGTTGCTAAATGAAGAATATGCTTTGCGGCAGCTTCATCAAGGCAAGCCAAAGGACTTACTTGCACAATATAGAACGTTACCATGGCGCCAGTTTAAGTACTTAAGCTCAGAGCGGTGCGTGAGGACGTTGTACGATATTGGTGCACTATTGGGTGCTGAGCCGGCATACAATCGTATCATATTTGAGCATTGCCAGCAGTTGATAGAGCAGCGTAATGTGGCTATGAATGAGGCAATTATATTAATGACACTGCTGGTAACATCCGAGGTGAGGCAGGTGCGTGAGAGTAGACTGATCCTAGCGGAACTTTTGGTCCAACAGTTGCTTGCTGAGCAGCATTGGCATTTGGCACTTCAGCCGGATGCAGCTTGGCGTTTGAAGGCCAATAAG CCCACCGCTTGGTTCGAGCAGCACACACCTGGCTTATACTCATCCGCCGTCGAGGTACGCATGCAGGATTGTGACTCAGATGACGATAGTGATCCCGTCAATAGTCGCATTACCGTTGCAGATGCTCAATACAATGTATTGCATACTTGTCTAGTTTTGGATGCACTTGGTCATTGTGCCAGGTTCATAGGCGACACTTTCGATCGTCATATATTTCACAGCCTGCATAAAGTTCTGCTGAAGTTGG CTCACAGCAATACTTTGGTGCACCAAGCAGCGGAATTTGCCTTTTTGTCCATGCAATTGGCCCTGAAGTACGCAGAGCCTTCCCATTTCATAGAATGCTCCACAGACTACATAACATTCCATTTAAACTCGTTGCTAAAGCGTGCACCTGATAGTCCTGCTGCCGTGGATATTCTGACTGTGGTGCTGCAATATAGCACGCGTGGCAATGTGCCGCATCTGGAGAGCATATTTCAAACCATTTGCGAGGAGTGTGCCAAGTTGCATCAGACTGAGAATGTGCATTCCTATCTGCgagtttttaatgcatttttaagccatgtcagcaactggcaacaggCTACTGCTGCTGAATTGGCAGACATCGAAATGCAATCGGCTGAAGCTTCAGACATTTTACAAACTTGGCTTAATGTGCTGAATTCACCGCTTGAAAAGCCTGTTGAGTTGGCTAGCGGTTCAACCACAGAACCCGATGTTCAAATGCACGCTGCAGATGAGGAAGAGGACGCACTGCCTGAGCCGGAACCAACGAAGCCCATTTTGCCGCGTCACATTGAGCTTACTAAAGAAATTTTAACTCAGGTGATAAAGTTTTTGCCCAACTCGGAGCAAACCCAACAGATTCTGGCATTGGAATGTCTGGCCACAGGCTTTCCACTGCTTGCCGACTATGAGAATGAGCTGCTGCCCTTGGTGCATCTGGTATGGCAGCCATTGGTTGAAAAGTTTCGCCAAAAGGATGCGCCCGTGCTGGGCCGCTGCTTCAGCTTGCTGCACATACTCGGAATACATGCCAaggattttattttaaagcgcaGTCTTAGCGATGTGGTGCCACAACTCAAGCAGTTCTTGCGAGCAGCCAGTGCTCATAGCTGCACTGAAAGTTCCTTAACACCAACGCAGGAACACAAACTGCagttaaagctgctgcagagCTTGGCTCCATTTATACGTAGTCTGCAGATTGAGGGCAAACCTCTGCACGAGTTACTTAACGTTTTGGCGCTGTACTTATCCCAGGCTCAACCTAAGGAAATGCAGACATTAGCTGTCAAACTTTATCAAGACCTAGTTAGCTACAACGGTCCATTTGTATATGtaacgctgctgcagcgtgcGCATCTTAAtgattataaaacaaatatatctGAGATTTTCACCAGCATGGGCTTCAGCAGCTCATAG
- the LOC108604472 gene encoding serine/threonine-protein phosphatase 5: protein MSSAELEIKQKTTDSRAPGGANVEITATEQNEGEQSYAAAEQYKNKGNDLLKTKEFTKAIDMYSKAIELYPSSAIYYANRALAHLRQENFGLALQDGVSAVKTDPSYLKGYYRRAAAHMSLGKFKQALSDFEYVAKCRPNDKDAKMKFTECNKIVKMRAFERAIAVDKPEKTLSEMYRDMENITIEDDYKGPQLEDGKVTLQFMKDLVEHYKAQKRLHRKFAYKILCDIDVYMRAQPSLVDIKVPDEEKFTICGDIHGQFYDLMNIFEINGLPSEKNPYLFNGDFVDRGSFSVECIFTLFGFKLLYPNHFFLSRGNHESINMNQMYGFTGEVTAKYTSTMADIFTQVFNWLPLCHCINQKILVMHGGLFSSDNVTLDNIRRIERNCQPPEEGLMCELLWSDPQQWMGRGPSKRGVGIQFGPDITESFCKLNNLDYIIRSHEVKDMGYEVAHNGQCITVFSAPNYCDTMGNMGAFITITGNNLKPNYTSFEAVPHPDVKPMAYANSLMNWLA, encoded by the exons atgtcgTCGGCTGAGCTGGAAATTAAACAGAAAACAACGGATAGTCGGGCGCCAGGAGGAGCCAACGTAGAGATTACCGCAACGGAACAGAATGAGGGAGAGCAAAGTTATGCCGCGGCGGAACAGTACAAAAATAAAGGCAATGATTTGCTCAAAA CCAAGGAGTTTACGAAAGCAATCGATATGTATTCGAAAGCCATAGAACTGTATCCCAGCAGTGCCATCTACTATGCTAACCGAGCTTTGGCGCATTTGCGCCAAGAGAACTTTGGGCTTGCATTGCAGGATGGTGTGTCTGCAGTAAAAACCGATCCCAGCTACTTAAAGGGCTATTACCGGCGTGCAGCGGCTCACATGTCACTCGGAAAGTTCAAGCAGGCGCTATCCGATTTTGAATAT GTAGCCAAGTGCCGTCCCAATGATAAGGATGCCAAAATGAAGTTTACCGaatgtaataaaattgtaaaaatgcGTGCATTTGAGCGAGCCATTGCGGTAGATAAACCGGAGAAAACGCTCTCTGAGATGTACAGGGATATGGAAAACATCA CTATTGAGGATGACTATAAGGGTCCGCAGCTGGAGGATGGCAAGGTTACCTTACAGTTTATGAAAGACCTTGTGGAACATTATAAGGCGCAAAAGAGACTGCATCGAAAATTCGCCTATAAG ataCTCTGTGACATAGACGTGTATATGCGAGCACAGCCGTCTCTTGTGGATATTAAGGTACCCGATGAGGAGAAGTTTACCATTTGTGGTGACATACATGGTCAATTCTATGATTTAATGAACATCTTTGAGATAAACGGACTGCCATCGGAGAAGAATCCATATCTGTTCAATGGTGATTTTGTGGACAGAGGTTCATTCTCCGTGGAATGCATATTTACTCTATTTGGCTTTAAGCTTCTTTATCCTAATCATTTCTTCTTGTCGCGCG GCAACCACGAAAGCATTAACATGAATCAAATGTATGGCTTTACTGGGGAAGTTACCGCTAAATATACTAGCACCATGGCTGATATATTTACGCAAGTGTTCAACTGGCTACCCCTATGCCATTGTATCAATCAAAAGATTCTGGTTATGCACGGTGGTCTGTTCTCTTCAGACAATGTGACATTGGATAATATTCGTCGCATTGAACGCAACTGCCAGCCCCCAGAGGAAGGACTCATGTGCGAGTTGCTCTGGTCAGATCCGCAGCAATGGATGGGACGTGGCCCATCTAAGCGTGGTGTGGGCATTCAGTTTGGTCCAGACATAACTGAATCAttctgtaaattaaataacttggATTACATTATCAGAAGTCACGAGGTAAAGGATATGGGCTACGAAGTGGCCCACAATGGACAGTGCATAACAGTGTTCTCGGCGCCAAACTATTG TGATACTATGGGCAACATGGGCGCATTTATAACCATCACGGGTAACAATCTGAAACCAAATTACACATCCTTTGAGGCTGTG CCGCATCCTGATGTGAAGCCAATGGCATATGCCAATAGTCTTATGAACTGGCTGGCGTAG
- the LOC108604473 gene encoding uncharacterized protein LOC108604473 has product MSMSNLSVDGEFRYIVQWFNEWSELQRDDFVYVFVEYLTKDTSGGDVDAGAAGGVYMNGVVNALATSGVQDKPMSLFQCRIKLFRQWSPKWPIEFKAKLQEKINELDPKVGEKIINELKGPHSLHNGDVSVHLNVNGTSGNREDELEHLSSETERLPSTSAPVAVTVAVAANDVVDQTLGVDSDDNHLAEVLRQETPVDDDDQLQLQVAANERNVDTNNMHASSSAVTTIAVNATPPQPQPNDEPVEQVENNVSASVIVSVTAAAGAEVVPVA; this is encoded by the exons atgtcGATGAGTAATTTATCAGTGGACGGCGAGTTCCGTTATATTGTTCAATGGTTTAACGAATGGAGTGAGCTGCAACGCGACGattttgtgtatgtgtttgtggaGTATCTAACAAAAGACACGTCTGGGGGCGATGTCGATGCTGGAGCGGCAGGCGGCGTCTATATGAACGGCGTTGTAAATGCCCTGGCCACGTCCGGAGTGCAGGACAAGCCTATGAGTCTATTTCAATGCCGC ATTAAACTGTTTCGTCAATGGAGCCCCAAGTGGCCTATTgagtttaaagcaaaactgcAAGAGAAAATTAACGAACTCGACCCAAAAGTGGGAGAAAAGATCATCAATGAGCTGAAGGGGCCACACTCACTGCACAATGGCGATGTCTCTgttcatttaaatgtaaatggaACTAGCGGCAACCGAGAAGACGAATTGGAACACTTGTCATCAGAAACAGAAAGATTGCCAAGCACAAGCGCGCCAGTTGcagtcacagtcgcagtcgcagctaaCGATGTTGTTGACCAGACATTGGGAGTGGACAGTGATGATAACCATTTGGCTGAGGTATTGCGTCAAGAAACGCCAGTTGATGACGACGatcagctacagctgcagGTCGCTGCCAATGAACGCAATGTTGATACAAATAACATGCATGCATCGTCGTCAGCAGTGACAACGATTGCGGTGAATGCgacgccgccgcagccgcagcctaACGACGAACCTGTAGAACAGGTCGAGAATAACGTTTCAGCGAGTGTCATTGTCTCTGTTACTGCCGCTGCCGGCGCTGAAGTGGTCCCGGTGGCATAG